The following are from one region of the Anaeropeptidivorans aminofermentans genome:
- the whiA gene encoding DNA-binding protein WhiA, with the protein MSFSNDVKQELSFSEEISPRHCDIAEILGFLNMQSKIIQRYGRYFLYAETDNYYAVRRFCNKLKSVFGLSCEVSLRHNLKLDKKTYYIYISHSSVLLKILKAAGIYNSDGSADQAKLSPLVVKSPCCKRSYLRTVFLTNGSISDPLKSYHLEFVFSDEEKPYEISKLLEAFELSSKIIKRKNNFVLYLKEADNIADLLNIMGAHGSLLDFEGIRVIKDVSNNVNRKVNFETANLNKTISASVLQIEDINFIEEKKGLSYLSEQLLEVALMRLEYPNATLKEIGEKLMPKISKSGVNHRLRKISDIAEKLRRD; encoded by the coding sequence ATGAGCTTTTCAAACGATGTTAAGCAGGAGCTTTCCTTTTCTGAGGAAATAAGTCCCAGGCACTGTGATATAGCTGAGATTTTGGGCTTTTTAAATATGCAGTCTAAAATTATACAAAGATACGGCAGATATTTTTTATATGCTGAAACAGACAATTACTATGCCGTAAGAAGATTTTGCAATAAGCTCAAATCTGTATTCGGCCTTTCCTGCGAGGTTTCTTTAAGGCATAATTTAAAGCTTGATAAAAAGACCTATTATATATATATATCCCACAGCAGTGTACTTTTAAAAATATTAAAAGCTGCCGGAATATATAATAGTGACGGAAGCGCGGATCAAGCAAAGTTAAGCCCTCTTGTAGTTAAATCACCATGTTGTAAGCGCTCTTATTTACGAACAGTATTTTTAACAAACGGTTCAATATCCGATCCGTTAAAAAGCTATCATTTGGAGTTTGTTTTTTCCGATGAAGAAAAGCCCTATGAAATTTCAAAGCTTCTTGAAGCTTTTGAATTAAGCTCAAAAATAATTAAAAGAAAGAATAATTTTGTTCTCTATTTGAAAGAAGCGGACAATATTGCCGATCTTTTAAATATTATGGGTGCCCATGGAAGCCTTTTGGATTTTGAAGGAATAAGAGTTATAAAAGATGTCAGCAACAACGTAAACAGAAAAGTTAATTTTGAAACAGCCAATTTAAATAAAACCATAAGCGCCTCTGTTTTGCAGATAGAGGATATAAACTTTATTGAAGAAAAAAAGGGCCTTTCATATTTATCGGAACAGCTTTTAGAGGTTGCCCTTATGCGTCTTGAATACCCAAACGCTACCTTAAAGGAAATAGGCGAGAAGCTTATGCCGAAGATTTCAAAATCCGGCGTTAATCATAGGTTAAGAAAAATTAGCGATATAGCTGAAAAGTTAAGGAGAGATTAA
- the rapZ gene encoding RNase adapter RapZ — MRFVIITGMSGAGKSSVLRFLEDLGYFCVDNLPPMLIPKFAEVCMKAGSDIDKVALGIDIRGGRLFNDLFNAMEELDMESERTILFLDASDDALIKRYKETRRSHPLARNDRIQTGIEKERELLEDVKKRADYIIDTSQLLTRQLKEKINDIFVEEKKFSSLMITVLSFGFKYGIPQDADLVFDVRFIPNPYYIAYLKDKTGNEKPVRDYVLSWSISNTFLEKLSDMLEFLIPNYIKEGKNQLVIAIGCTGGKHRSVTLANELFNTLQKHGQSVIINHRDIDKDNTLK; from the coding sequence ATGCGTTTTGTAATTATTACAGGCATGAGCGGTGCGGGGAAAAGCTCGGTTCTTAGATTTCTTGAGGATTTGGGCTATTTCTGTGTGGACAACCTTCCGCCTATGCTGATACCGAAATTTGCGGAGGTTTGCATGAAGGCAGGCTCCGATATTGATAAAGTTGCTTTAGGAATCGATATTCGAGGCGGACGCCTTTTTAACGATTTATTTAACGCCATGGAAGAGCTGGATATGGAAAGCGAGCGCACAATTCTATTTCTGGACGCTTCCGACGACGCTCTTATTAAAAGATATAAGGAAACAAGAAGAAGCCACCCCTTAGCAAGAAACGACAGAATTCAAACAGGCATAGAAAAAGAGAGGGAGCTTTTAGAGGACGTAAAGAAAAGGGCAGATTATATTATAGATACAAGCCAACTGCTTACAAGGCAGCTTAAAGAGAAAATAAATGATATTTTTGTTGAGGAGAAGAAGTTTTCCTCCCTTATGATAACGGTTTTATCCTTTGGCTTTAAATACGGCATACCTCAGGATGCGGATCTTGTTTTTGACGTAAGGTTTATCCCTAATCCTTATTATATTGCTTATTTAAAGGATAAAACAGGAAATGAAAAGCCCGTAAGGGACTATGTATTAAGCTGGAGCATAAGCAATACCTTTCTGGAGAAACTTTCCGATATGCTGGAATTTCTAATCCCCAATTACATTAAAGAAGGAAAGAACCAGCTTGTGATTGCCATAGGCTGTACAGGGGGCAAACACAGGTCTGTGACCCTTGCCAATGAATTATTTAATACTTTGCAAAAGCACGGACAAAGTGTTATAATTAATCATAGGGATATAGATAAAGATAATACCTTAAAATAA
- the murB gene encoding UDP-N-acetylmuramate dehydrogenase gives MKDIIDVFSENFKRELFLINEPLKNHTSFKIGGDAKVFFMPESVSDIADALKVCRENEFPYYILGNGTNILFSDKGYNGVIINIFNKFNQVYLENENTINAQSGALLSSIANIALNNSLSGMEFASGIPGALGGAVYMNAGAYGGEMKDIVLSADILDKDGNIRTLDNNEMGFQYRSSNAEKEGFIVLSAKLQLKKGNKEEIKSKMYELNSQRKEKQPLEMPSAGSTFKRPEGNFAGKLIMESGLRGYSIGGAMVSEKHCGFVVNTGNATCKDVLLLIEHVKKTVYDKFNVMLEPEVRIIGD, from the coding sequence TTGAAAGATATTATTGATGTTTTTAGTGAAAACTTCAAAAGGGAACTATTTTTAATAAACGAACCTCTGAAAAACCATACCTCTTTTAAAATAGGGGGGGATGCAAAGGTGTTTTTTATGCCTGAATCTGTTTCAGATATTGCAGATGCGCTGAAGGTTTGCAGAGAAAATGAATTTCCATACTATATTCTTGGAAATGGAACCAATATCCTCTTTTCCGATAAGGGATATAATGGGGTTATTATAAATATTTTTAATAAATTTAATCAAGTGTATCTTGAAAATGAAAATACAATTAATGCTCAATCAGGAGCGCTTCTTTCCTCTATAGCAAATATTGCTCTAAACAACAGCCTTTCAGGAATGGAGTTTGCTTCCGGTATTCCCGGAGCGTTGGGGGGAGCTGTATATATGAATGCCGGGGCTTACGGCGGAGAAATGAAGGACATTGTTCTTTCCGCAGATATTCTCGATAAAGATGGTAATATAAGAACATTAGACAATAATGAAATGGGCTTTCAATATAGAAGCTCCAATGCAGAAAAGGAAGGCTTTATTGTGCTTTCTGCAAAGCTTCAATTGAAAAAAGGCAATAAAGAAGAAATAAAAAGTAAAATGTATGAACTTAACAGCCAGAGAAAAGAAAAACAGCCTCTTGAGATGCCCAGTGCAGGAAGCACATTTAAAAGGCCCGAAGGTAATTTTGCCGGAAAGCTCATTATGGAAAGCGGCCTTAGAGGATATTCCATCGGAGGTGCAATGGTTTCCGAAAAACACTGTGGGTTTGTGGTAAACACAGGCAATGCCACTTGTAAAGACGTGCTTTTACTTATTGAACATGTTAAAAAAACAGTTTATGATAAATTTAATGTTATGCTGGAGCCTGAAGTCAGAATAATAGGTGATTAA